From a region of the Haloferax volcanii DS2 genome:
- a CDS encoding lamin tail domain-containing protein codes for MVRRATATLVVVVLAVLAGCLGGGGAGAATTVESTATETASPTAQSGSPTTAAAAGDVTVEVVEVVDGDTIKVVMPDGARETVRLLGVDTPEVHAENTPDEFEGVPETEAGRTCLRAAGEDASAYAKSRLADRTVELRYDEKAGERGYYGRLLAYVVVDGAEFNYDLITEGHARLYESSFEERERYERAERDARERGVGLWSCATEGAAAGGADATTDDGLSLSIVADAPGNDNDNLNEEYVTLRNDGDAAIDLSGWTVSDAAGATYTFAGGTELDPGASLTLHTGSGTDTDEDVYWGRGGAVWNNGGDTVTVRDATGDEVLAYTYE; via the coding sequence ATGGTCAGACGTGCTACCGCGACACTCGTTGTCGTCGTTCTCGCGGTCCTCGCGGGCTGTCTCGGTGGAGGCGGCGCGGGGGCGGCGACGACGGTTGAATCGACCGCGACAGAGACGGCATCGCCGACGGCGCAGTCGGGGTCGCCGACGACCGCGGCCGCCGCGGGCGACGTGACAGTCGAGGTGGTCGAGGTGGTCGACGGCGACACCATCAAGGTCGTCATGCCGGACGGCGCGCGCGAGACGGTTCGGCTCCTCGGCGTCGACACGCCGGAGGTCCACGCCGAGAACACGCCCGACGAGTTCGAGGGCGTCCCCGAGACCGAGGCCGGGCGGACCTGCCTCCGCGCGGCCGGCGAGGACGCGAGCGCCTACGCGAAATCCCGGCTCGCCGACCGGACCGTCGAACTCCGGTACGACGAGAAGGCGGGCGAGCGCGGCTACTACGGCCGGCTCCTCGCGTACGTCGTCGTCGACGGGGCGGAGTTCAACTACGACCTCATCACCGAGGGCCACGCCCGGCTCTACGAGAGTTCGTTCGAGGAGCGCGAGCGCTACGAGCGCGCCGAACGCGACGCCAGAGAGCGCGGGGTCGGCCTCTGGTCCTGCGCGACCGAGGGCGCGGCCGCGGGCGGCGCGGACGCGACCACCGACGACGGCCTCTCCCTCTCGATTGTCGCCGACGCGCCCGGCAACGACAACGACAATCTGAACGAGGAGTACGTCACGCTCAGGAACGACGGCGACGCCGCCATCGACCTCTCCGGGTGGACCGTCTCCGACGCGGCGGGCGCAACCTACACGTTCGCCGGGGGAACCGAACTCGACCCCGGCGCGTCGCTGACGCTCCACACGGGGTCGGGAACCGACACCGATGAAGACGTCTACTGGGGTCGCGGCGGCGCGGTGTGGAACAACGGCGGCGACACGGTCACGGTTCGGGACGCCACCGGCGACGAAGTGCTCGCGTACACGTACGAGTAG
- a CDS encoding transcription initiation factor IIB translates to MERPSRQRQREEEATAQEDEQVNCPECGSDQIVTDADQGELVCDDCGLVLDERQIDRGPEWRAFNHSERQSKSRVGAPITETMHDRGLTTTIDWKDKDAYGRSLSSEKRSQMHRLRKWQERIRTKDAGERNLQFALSEIDRMASALGVPRSVREVASVIYRRALNEDLIRGRSIEGVATSALYAACRQEGIPRSLDEVAEVSRVPQKEIGRTYRYISQELGLELKPVDPKQFVPRFASALDLSEEVQAKATEIIDVSAEQGLLSGKSPTGFAAAAIYAASLLCNEKKTQREVADVAQVTEVTIRNRYQEQIEAMGFR, encoded by the coding sequence ATGGAACGTCCGAGCCGGCAGCGTCAACGAGAGGAGGAGGCAACGGCACAAGAGGACGAGCAGGTCAACTGTCCGGAGTGCGGCTCTGACCAGATCGTCACGGACGCAGACCAGGGGGAGCTGGTGTGTGACGACTGCGGACTCGTCCTCGACGAGCGACAGATTGACCGCGGTCCGGAGTGGCGGGCGTTCAACCACTCCGAGCGGCAGTCGAAGTCGCGCGTCGGTGCGCCCATCACCGAAACGATGCACGACCGGGGGCTGACGACGACCATCGACTGGAAGGACAAAGACGCCTACGGTCGCTCGCTTTCGTCCGAGAAACGCTCGCAGATGCACCGCCTGCGCAAGTGGCAAGAGCGCATCCGAACCAAGGACGCCGGCGAGCGCAACCTCCAGTTCGCCCTCAGCGAAATCGACCGCATGGCCTCGGCGCTCGGCGTCCCCCGGTCGGTCCGCGAGGTCGCCTCGGTCATCTATCGACGCGCGCTCAACGAGGATCTGATTCGCGGCCGCTCCATCGAGGGCGTCGCCACCTCGGCGCTCTACGCCGCTTGCCGTCAGGAAGGCATCCCGCGCTCGCTCGACGAGGTCGCGGAAGTGTCGCGCGTCCCGCAGAAGGAAATCGGGCGCACGTACCGCTACATCTCGCAGGAACTCGGCCTCGAACTCAAGCCCGTCGACCCCAAGCAGTTCGTCCCGCGGTTCGCCTCCGCGCTCGACCTCTCCGAGGAGGTCCAGGCGAAGGCGACCGAAATCATCGACGTGTCCGCCGAGCAGGGCCTGCTGTCGGGGAAGTCGCCGACCGGCTTCGCCGCCGCCGCCATCTACGCCGCGTCGCTTCTCTGCAACGAAAAGAAGACCCAACGCGAGGTCGCGGACGTGGCGCAGGTGACGGAGGTCACCATCCGCAACCGCTACCAAGAACAGATCGAAGCGATGGGCTTCCGCTGA
- a CDS encoding UPF0058 family protein, with amino-acid sequence MHKDELLELHEQMVIIKDHFSARDHVDSSLFDPYDELAVEPSHVHKSKSEHKHAVFVLGNALATAMSDDEFSSAGRIGKRMEELADDAEGKI; translated from the coding sequence ATGCACAAGGACGAACTGCTGGAGCTGCACGAACAGATGGTTATCATCAAGGACCACTTCTCGGCCCGCGACCACGTCGATTCGAGCCTGTTCGACCCCTACGACGAGCTTGCGGTCGAGCCCTCCCACGTCCACAAATCGAAAAGCGAACACAAACACGCCGTGTTCGTGCTCGGCAACGCTCTCGCGACCGCGATGAGCGACGACGAGTTCTCCAGCGCGGGCCGCATCGGCAAGCGTATGGAGGAGTTGGCCGACGACGCCGAAGGCAAAATCTGA
- a CDS encoding flippase activity-associated protein Agl23, whose amino-acid sequence MIPSRAGRRPDRTTLAVVALAAAALVVRLVGLGDRPLHWDEARVGYWSLRSLETGFFSYRPVAGGPLVYHLSRPSLALVGATDFALRLPFALFGAALPIAALLFRGRLADDEVLGLAAVLAANPILVYYGRFARGDVLAVGFALVAFGFALRLVDGAGRRNAYGLAAALALAVASSGLGVVALCCLGVAGFLVFDHAALLPSARPAAMRLGEYAARVRGAATPAARALLVFVAVYIFAFAPRAGDTDGAGLYTPGTVLGAVDAALFDSVRRFVGVRVVDRYPDGTHEYLPYLGDLLGALALAALPVVLLGAAVFLVDRYTAGGPRSEVSAAVYWAGASLVFVPMLTEVSAPWLGVYVVVPLALPAGIGLAALVRWGRRAFDGRDAPRVAAAVIVLLALVVQTGAVASSEVYGPSDRDAELAQFAQPSAEFSSFRDNLSAWVGPTDDERPDVLYYGSSMYVADGAADYPPVPESWGERLPMAWYVERLGADTASAATPEALESRSSMPPVVIAPADERGTVAPLLDGYVAHQYDTGLWGRPVVVFVGN is encoded by the coding sequence ATGATTCCCTCCCGCGCCGGGCGGCGACCCGACCGAACGACGCTCGCCGTCGTCGCGCTCGCCGCCGCGGCACTCGTGGTCCGCCTCGTCGGCCTCGGCGACCGGCCGCTCCACTGGGACGAGGCCCGCGTCGGCTACTGGAGCCTCCGATCGCTCGAAACCGGCTTCTTCTCGTACCGCCCCGTCGCCGGCGGCCCGCTGGTCTATCACCTCTCGCGGCCGTCGCTCGCGCTCGTCGGCGCGACCGATTTCGCGCTCCGCCTCCCCTTCGCGCTGTTCGGCGCGGCCCTCCCGATCGCGGCGCTCCTCTTCCGCGGCCGCCTCGCTGACGACGAGGTTCTCGGGCTCGCGGCCGTCCTCGCGGCGAATCCGATTCTCGTCTACTACGGCCGGTTCGCCCGCGGCGACGTGCTCGCGGTCGGCTTCGCGCTCGTCGCCTTCGGCTTCGCGCTCCGCCTCGTCGACGGCGCGGGGCGGCGCAACGCCTACGGACTCGCCGCGGCTCTGGCGCTCGCCGTCGCCTCGTCGGGACTCGGCGTCGTCGCACTCTGCTGTCTCGGCGTCGCCGGGTTCCTCGTGTTCGACCACGCGGCGCTCCTCCCGTCGGCGCGCCCGGCCGCGATGCGCCTCGGTGAGTACGCCGCCCGAGTCCGCGGCGCGGCGACCCCCGCGGCTCGCGCGCTCCTCGTCTTCGTCGCCGTCTACATCTTCGCGTTCGCGCCGCGGGCGGGCGACACCGACGGCGCGGGCCTCTACACGCCGGGGACGGTGCTCGGCGCAGTCGACGCGGCGCTGTTCGACTCGGTCCGGCGGTTCGTCGGCGTCCGCGTCGTCGACCGCTACCCCGACGGGACCCACGAGTACCTCCCCTATCTCGGTGACCTCCTCGGCGCGCTCGCCCTCGCGGCGCTTCCGGTCGTCCTCCTCGGCGCGGCGGTGTTCCTCGTCGACCGCTACACGGCCGGCGGGCCGCGCTCGGAGGTGTCGGCGGCGGTGTACTGGGCCGGCGCGTCGCTGGTGTTCGTCCCCATGCTAACCGAGGTGTCCGCGCCGTGGCTCGGCGTCTACGTCGTCGTCCCGCTCGCGCTCCCGGCGGGAATCGGCCTCGCGGCGCTCGTCCGCTGGGGGCGGCGCGCCTTCGACGGCCGGGACGCGCCCCGCGTCGCGGCCGCGGTCATCGTCCTGCTCGCGCTCGTCGTCCAGACCGGGGCGGTGGCGTCGAGCGAGGTGTACGGCCCGAGCGACCGCGACGCCGAACTCGCGCAGTTCGCCCAGCCGTCGGCGGAGTTCTCGTCGTTCCGCGACAACCTCTCTGCGTGGGTCGGGCCGACCGACGACGAGAGGCCGGACGTGCTCTACTACGGGAGTTCGATGTACGTCGCCGACGGCGCGGCCGACTACCCGCCGGTGCCCGAGTCGTGGGGCGAGCGACTCCCGATGGCGTGGTACGTCGAGCGTCTCGGGGCCGACACCGCGTCGGCGGCGACGCCGGAGGCGCTCGAATCGCGGTCGTCGATGCCGCCGGTGGTCATCGCGCCCGCCGACGAGCGCGGGACGGTCGCGCCGCTGCTCGACGGCTACGTCGCACACCAGTACGACACCGGCCTCTGGGGGCGGCCGGTCGTGGTGTTCGTGGGAAACTGA
- a CDS encoding METTL5 family protein, whose translation MATKAALEAQLAVVAGFENPKVSLEQYPTPPDLAAHLVHLADLRGDIEGATVLDLGSGTGMLGLGAALRSPARVVGVELDDDALATATDNARRVGASAPIDWIRADATRLPLCLPDDRQVTVLMNPPFGAQRGNEHADRAFLDSVASVADVSYSVHNEGSKEFVESFVADAGGDLTDAFRATFDLDRQFDFHDEDRRQLDAEVFRIEW comes from the coding sequence ATGGCAACCAAGGCCGCGCTGGAGGCGCAGTTGGCGGTGGTCGCCGGCTTCGAGAACCCGAAGGTCTCGCTCGAACAGTACCCGACGCCGCCGGACCTCGCCGCGCATCTCGTCCATCTCGCGGACCTCCGCGGCGACATCGAGGGCGCGACGGTCCTCGATTTGGGCTCCGGAACCGGGATGCTCGGACTCGGCGCGGCGCTCCGCTCGCCCGCCCGCGTCGTCGGCGTCGAACTCGACGACGACGCGCTCGCCACCGCGACTGACAACGCCCGCCGGGTCGGCGCGAGCGCCCCCATCGACTGGATTCGCGCCGACGCCACCCGCCTGCCGCTCTGTCTCCCCGACGACCGGCAGGTCACGGTGCTCATGAACCCGCCGTTCGGCGCGCAGCGTGGCAACGAACACGCCGACCGCGCCTTCCTCGACTCGGTCGCGTCGGTCGCCGACGTGTCCTATTCGGTCCACAACGAAGGGAGCAAGGAGTTCGTCGAGTCGTTCGTCGCCGACGCCGGCGGCGACCTCACCGACGCGTTCCGGGCGACGTTCGACCTCGACCGCCAGTTCGACTTCCACGACGAGGACCGCCGACAGCTCGACGCCGAAGTGTTCCGCATCGAGTGGTGA
- a CDS encoding rhomboid family intramembrane serine protease encodes MLEIPGWIPFQRLAALLALLAAAVALAVVDRPSRLSAALRRRFLFGLPLGTLASAGGVLVVYLVVQDGWSSWYRPVVIPFRAWSYFYPTGMLTAAFAHSSAGHLVGNLVGTLTLAPVAEYAWSHYPTRRGSTSFGSARENPYVRSLVVFPAVVFGVGLLTAVFALGPVVGFSGVVFAFAGFALVFRPLATVLAFVSGRVVSLFYNVMLSPEVVSSARPVFSTPWWSQIAIQGHAIGFLFGVLLGAWLSHRRGGSNPPALRSFAGVLLFAVSESLWAVYWYRGGETYVLFRAVGFALVVALATIVALTVAASDKPLRASPDNSLFSARRWQAGLAVLLVVVAALSGPAMLYNTFTASGDDLPGESVTVRDYEVTYAEDVPNGLTAVFDVELFGESTTTNTSGVIVKSERRGIWTTAVSTSRLAFDGESAVRVGGLGWRDRVTAVRDGYVVTGAGVAYRVFLVADGEARLAYETGPVRAGPVVARRNVSVVPTPTGYDVQVSSDSGTVRGPMPTGNTTTTLDGIRFVRENSLVFAESRGTKVRIARQETYN; translated from the coding sequence ATGCTAGAGATACCGGGCTGGATACCGTTCCAGCGGCTCGCCGCGCTCCTCGCGCTTCTCGCGGCCGCCGTCGCGCTCGCCGTCGTCGACAGACCGAGTCGGCTCTCGGCGGCGCTTCGGCGGCGCTTCCTGTTCGGTCTCCCGCTCGGAACGCTCGCCAGCGCCGGCGGCGTCCTCGTCGTCTATCTCGTGGTGCAAGACGGCTGGTCGTCGTGGTACCGGCCCGTCGTCATCCCGTTCCGGGCGTGGTCGTACTTCTACCCGACCGGGATGCTGACCGCCGCGTTCGCCCACTCCAGCGCCGGCCACCTCGTCGGCAACCTCGTCGGCACGCTCACGCTCGCGCCGGTCGCGGAGTACGCGTGGAGCCACTACCCGACGCGCCGCGGGTCCACCTCGTTCGGGTCGGCCCGCGAGAACCCCTACGTTCGGTCGCTCGTCGTCTTCCCCGCGGTCGTCTTCGGCGTGGGGCTCCTCACCGCCGTGTTCGCGCTCGGCCCGGTCGTCGGCTTCTCGGGCGTCGTGTTCGCGTTCGCCGGCTTCGCGCTCGTCTTCCGGCCGCTGGCGACCGTGCTGGCGTTCGTCTCCGGGCGCGTCGTCAGCCTGTTTTACAACGTGATGCTCTCGCCCGAGGTCGTCTCGTCGGCCCGCCCCGTCTTCTCGACGCCGTGGTGGTCCCAAATCGCCATTCAGGGCCACGCCATCGGCTTCCTGTTCGGCGTCCTCCTCGGTGCGTGGCTCAGTCACCGCCGCGGGGGTTCGAACCCGCCCGCGCTCCGCAGTTTCGCCGGCGTCCTCCTGTTTGCCGTCAGCGAGTCGCTGTGGGCGGTGTACTGGTACCGCGGCGGCGAGACCTACGTGCTGTTCCGCGCGGTCGGGTTCGCGCTCGTCGTCGCGCTCGCGACCATCGTCGCGCTGACGGTCGCGGCGTCCGACAAGCCGCTTCGGGCGTCACCCGACAACTCGCTGTTTTCGGCCCGTCGCTGGCAGGCCGGCCTCGCCGTGCTCCTCGTCGTCGTCGCGGCGCTGTCGGGGCCGGCGATGCTGTACAACACGTTCACCGCGAGCGGCGACGACTTGCCGGGCGAGAGCGTCACGGTCAGGGACTACGAGGTGACGTACGCCGAGGACGTGCCGAACGGGCTGACCGCCGTCTTCGACGTCGAACTGTTCGGCGAGTCGACGACGACCAACACCTCGGGAGTCATCGTCAAAAGCGAGCGGCGCGGCATCTGGACGACGGCCGTCTCGACGAGTCGGCTGGCGTTCGACGGCGAGTCCGCGGTCAGAGTCGGCGGTCTCGGCTGGCGCGACCGGGTGACGGCGGTCCGCGACGGCTACGTCGTCACCGGCGCGGGGGTCGCGTACCGGGTGTTCCTCGTCGCCGACGGCGAGGCGCGGCTGGCGTACGAGACCGGCCCGGTCCGGGCCGGACCCGTCGTCGCCCGGCGGAACGTCTCGGTCGTGCCGACGCCGACGGGCTACGACGTGCAGGTGTCGTCCGACAGCGGGACCGTCAGGGGGCCGATGCCGACCGGGAACACGACGACGACGCTCGACGGGATTCGGTTCGTCCGCGAGAACTCCCTCGTCTTCGCCGAATCCCGGGGGACGAAAGTCCGCATCGCGCGACAGGAGACGTACAATTAG